One window of the Saccopteryx bilineata isolate mSacBil1 chromosome 2, mSacBil1_pri_phased_curated, whole genome shotgun sequence genome contains the following:
- the MMD gene encoding monocyte to macrophage differentiation factor isoform X1 gives MRFKNRFQRFMNHRAPANGRYKPTCYEHAANCYTHAFLIVPAIVGSALLHRLSDDCWERVTAWIYGLGLCALFIVSTVFHIVSWKKSHLRTVEHCFHMCDRMVIYFFIAASYAPWLNLRELGPLASHMRWFIWLMAAGGTIYVFLYHEKYKVVELFFYLTMGFSPALVVTSMNNTDGLHELACGGLIYCLGVVFFKSDGIIPFAHAIWHLFVATAAAVHYYAIWKYLYRSPTDFMRHL, from the exons GTTCATGAACCACCGGGCCCCCGCCAATGGCCGCTACAAACCGACTTGTTATGAACATGCTGCTAACTGTTACACACATGCA TTCCTCATTGTCCCGGCCATCGTGGGCAGCGCGCTGCTGCACCGGCTGTCCGACGACTGCTGGGAGCGGGTGACGGCGTGGATTTACGGGCTCGGCCTCTGCGCCCTCTTCATCGTGTCCACCGTCTTCCACATCGTGTCCTGGAAGAAGAGCCACCTGAG GACAGTGGAGCACTGCTTCCACATGTGCGACAGAATGGTCATCTATTTCTTCATTGCTGCGTCGTATGCGCCATG GTTAAATCTCCGCGAACTTGGACCCCTGGCATCTCACATGCGTTGGTTTATCTGGCTCATGGCAGCTGGAGGAACCATTTATGTATTTCTCTACCATGAAAA GTATAAGGTGGTTGAGCTCTTTTTCTATCTCACGATGGGGTTCTCTCCGGCCTTGGTGGTGACGTCAATG AATAACACCGATGGACTCCACGAGCTCGCCTGCGGGGGCCTGATCTACTGCCTGGGCGTGGTCTTCTTCAAGAGCGATGGCATCATTCCGTTCGCCCATGCCATCTGGCACCTGTTCGTGGCCACAGCGGCCGCAGTGCATTACTACGCCATCTGGAAGTATCTTTACCGAAGTCCCACAGACTTTATGCGACATTTATGA
- the MMD gene encoding monocyte to macrophage differentiation factor isoform X2: MRFKNRFQRFMNHRAPANGRYKPTCYEHAANCYTHAFLIVPAIVGSALLHRLSDDCWERVTAWIYGLGLCALFIVSTVFHIVSWKKSHLRTVEHCFHMCDRMVIYFFIAASYAPWLNLRELGPLASHMRWFIWLMAAGGTIYVFLYHEKYKVVELFFYLTMGFSPALVVTSMGEIMWRWALLPQWHSICTPIPWKRVHSGVLL, from the exons GTTCATGAACCACCGGGCCCCCGCCAATGGCCGCTACAAACCGACTTGTTATGAACATGCTGCTAACTGTTACACACATGCA TTCCTCATTGTCCCGGCCATCGTGGGCAGCGCGCTGCTGCACCGGCTGTCCGACGACTGCTGGGAGCGGGTGACGGCGTGGATTTACGGGCTCGGCCTCTGCGCCCTCTTCATCGTGTCCACCGTCTTCCACATCGTGTCCTGGAAGAAGAGCCACCTGAG GACAGTGGAGCACTGCTTCCACATGTGCGACAGAATGGTCATCTATTTCTTCATTGCTGCGTCGTATGCGCCATG GTTAAATCTCCGCGAACTTGGACCCCTGGCATCTCACATGCGTTGGTTTATCTGGCTCATGGCAGCTGGAGGAACCATTTATGTATTTCTCTACCATGAAAA GTATAAGGTGGTTGAGCTCTTTTTCTATCTCACGATGGGGTTCTCTCCGGCCTTGGTGGTGACGTCAATG GGTGAGATTATGTGGCGCTGGGCACTTCTGCCTCAGTGGCATAGCATCTGCACCCCAATTCCATGGAAGAGGGTACATTCTGGGGTTCTTTTATAA